In the genome of Perca fluviatilis chromosome 4, GENO_Pfluv_1.0, whole genome shotgun sequence, one region contains:
- the wnk2 gene encoding serine/threonine-protein kinase WNK2 isoform X7 produces MDSADHSSKDPTLRSTFSSAPNLDSDINANARRPVYQNGTDHNVNIQNAALRGASDPSAYPYTDYRALVRQRFIRRSLWVSDSEEHQPVDTPVESANISPVPHIDLRTLVDRTRILHGTCVGLPDTSSTESQVVLKDSATGSVDEEKGDKSQSEPKVEAALSDVTGKAGSDENEEEPGTKAVSTSPGGRFLKFDIELGRGSFKTVYKGLDTDTWVEVAWCELQERKLSKAERQRFKEEAEMLKALQHPNIVRFYDFWESPVKGKKCIVLVTELMTSGTLKTYLKRFKVMKPKVLRSWCRQILKGLHFLHTRTPPIIHRDLKCDNIFITGPTGSVKIGDLGLATLKRASFAKSVIGTPEFMAPEMYEEHYDESVDVYAFGMCMLEMATSEYPYSECQNAAQIYRKVTSGVKPASYSKVSDPEIKEIIGECICHRWEERYSIKDLLNHAFFAEDTGVRVELNEEDDGKKSSIALKLWVEDTKKLKGKYKDTGAIEFSFDLVNEVPEVVAQEMVESGFFLDCDVKVVGKSIRDRVALIKWKRERTVSSGNGEAAVKKPQQNLLQVPGTVVPQAPTLATTDCEDQEVEQQTLICTVPAITSAPSDSGVSSTMQLDDLSNQQNGAYQSPTEPISTAQVIYSPPAQVDPQLHQGPYQQPTAQASHENYTQTSTQLNQGAYQQTTGQLHPGAYHQPAAQLHQGSYQSQTRHYSDPFVCHDLFITESAVCFRRGSAPLVEASRCRKHTKTMNKSPSLCPSQDLASTKSTENSVHATDFLSSNSAQNPSLLSPLLPPHQHSHHDSASNYNSPLLPLNLQPPSELRLSVPRSPQPHRHCKACMSLLLRDKSKAGASLGHTHTSARKLTSVSKPGSPISHHLCHLQPAAVLSQLLSADQPTSHLSPPDISTSFPKSVSSTPPPLLPLQISTQFPSPYPVQIGGLNPSPFPSSPLPCAYSSSDPFMSSSHYSPSPHHPSLPLTLNATLPSIPTLSTPQTPLSTPQHVPNVALPMPIFAMAMSPAVPQKGGPLTCQTNLGSFHTTHPLPLSQVQPTPYPAPYPEQELAQPPVQVKMIAPQDNLGDVHLLAQVHPVLPAVQTPLWGSGLDAETSAAGRDLNVAPTVQAPASISATVQFETQAPAQNQPPLSVSAQAGVMPQTPASTFVNAPTSVPIQIPTAVHTTASAPVQTPVSATGLTFESPKGSSTSSETSVPGLGSALIPVTLPATAPVAAPVLQPAGIQTVVSVSECASLATAQQNFESTSASSTLQQEHCVEDVLQDKPIFLPNYAYDSLNSDVASGKETSDGYDSLASGAKGDGKPRKHHRKSARTRSRQERTSKPKLSMLNVCNTGDKMVECQLETHNHKMVTFKFDLDGDAPEEITTYMVENGFILLLEKEIFIDQLKDIVDKAEDMLNEDMEGERASALSCSPEQGQICEGLVGESQQPGAPQPVYQQNVLHTGKRWFIICPVEETPTSSQETPSDGTATQSPGSSATTQPPDSGTARPSASREQGSSSTMSGGSGGFTYDMYGFCSPPIMSNTDPLLLATLSPPVSAPPTLQSVTSLEPVDSSVQPSVHHAQPARAQTLPPSSPHTSFPVDESQGSPLGSISPTHAAQQIPDMTFPVSVADEVPCCPLVMPLSLDVSGLQGGSPLTPLPLQEQVPAKEPLSVSYASAARSERPQQPVVLHQPFSSVGGTKVSSLPQSPALSQPATGPAESDGEGRLGRGGFVDSTIKTLDEKLRNLLYQEYAPMYPSGSAAETPGYGTEYIQSPPGPDSATGGSGNSTPGPMGEGRYRAGEQLPQIPERMDSLSTLSDSAVCASLSRKHVPHSASCSGTRGRFKIIAVPPEVANRQDVKQRSWSSAASPAHPGGYSEDHVQAETMTASTTIGRFSVVSTEDDITQRIRCSRYSAPPDFYLDTPPSMAKRGSLPRALTSNSVAVDVTVHARFLSSDSGAESSPAKLAPATPSQHTRSERRGSDLMKRAVAFLRRSGRSSSVQSSDSPSRHGGVHGSAYASSDNDSEMEDSDMKRELQRLREKHLREISELQAHQRGEVELLYRRLGKAPPTGLGLSHVAPHAGRRKRSSKHRLKPGKLLSPLVQQFRNVTTKTSDSSRSSAATGTSEPTVSLNGSPAKGSVPTHGRARSCTSHLPSSTSEPVQTQQPCSLKGSLSSDNIYAGLHKDGIGTQVPPGQGWSNYPQTSERVTYKSSSKPRARFLSGPVSLSIWSTLKRLCLGKDRGNRSGAGPGAYNQSQQPPTGATPPSHQPVMGLAQAQANNSNNKTSSYTGSSMSANENNLPEDFQRLMEDWAQEVLIVTHRPRTNSLSISGQQLWNQVVPRTRGQLTSASDVSWTAQGPEACSLPLSWPDSPGSTMMTNPSTGPHPSYPAPFRALSSPLSVSHWPGLLFPLPSGVFAFPAVPSTQDAPSPGPVPSCQPPDPKARTL; encoded by the exons ATGGATTCGGCGGATCATTCAAGCAAAGATCCGACACTGAGATCCACATTTTCCTCAGCACCCAATTTAGACTCGGACATTAATGCAAATGCCCGTAGGCCTGTTTATCAGAATGGGACAGACCACAATGTCAACATCCAAAACGCAGCCCTGCGAGGAGCAAGTGACCCCAGCGCATACCCGTACACAGACTACCGGGCGCTGGTCCGCCAGAGGTTCATTCGGCGGAGTTTGTGGGTGTCAGACAGCGAGGAGCATCAGCCGGTTGACACGCCGGTGGAGTCTGCCAACATCAGCCCGGTGCCCCACATTGACCTGCGGACACTCGTTGATCGGACCCGGATTCTGCACGGAACCTGTGTGGGCCTCCCGGACACTTCGAGCACGGAGAGCCAGGTGGTGCTGAAGGACAGCGCCACGGGGAGCGTCGACGAGGAGAAGGGAGACAAGAGCCAATCCGAGCCAAAGGTAGAGGCTGCGCTCTCGGATGTCACAGGTAAAGCAGGAAGTGACGAGAACGAAGAGGAGCCCGGGACGAAGGCTGTGTCCACTTCACCTGGGGGGCGCTTCCTCAAGTTTGACATTGAGCTGGGGAGAGGGTCCTTCAAGACCGTCTATAAAGGTCTGGACACCGACACCTGGGTCGAAGTGGCATGGTGTGAACTCCAG GAACGGAAACTGTCCAAAGCTGAGAGACAGAGGTTCAAAGAGGAGGCAGAGATGTTGAAGGCTCTCCAGCATCCCAACATCGTGCGGTTTTATGACTTCTGGGAATCACCCGTTAAAGGGAAGAAGTGTATCGTTCTGGTGACAGAGCTAATGACCTCAGGGACACTAAAAAC ATATCTGAAGCGTTTTAAGGTGATGAAACCTAAAGTTCTTCGTAGCTGGTGCAGGCAGATTCTCAAAGGCCTCCACTTCCTCCACACAAGGACTCCTCCAATCATCCACAGAGATCTCAAGTGTGACAACATCTTCATCACTGGTCCCACAGGCTCTGTCAAAATAGGAGATCTGGGCCTGGCAACACTGAAGAGGGCCTCCTTTGCTAAAAGTGTTATTG GCACTCCAGAGTTCATGGCCCCAGAGATGTACGAGGAGCACTATGATGAGTCTGTGGATGTCTACGCCTTTGGGATGTGTATGCTGGAGATGGCCACCTCAGAATATCCCTACTCTGAGTGTCAAAATGCTGCTCAGATCTACCGCAAAGTCACCAGT GGGGTGAAACCTGCCAGCTACAGCAAAGTCAGTGACCCAGAAATTAAGGAAATAATTGGGGAATGTATCTGCCACAGATGGGAAGAAAG GTACTCCATCAAGGACCTCCTGAATCATGCCTTCTTTGCCGAGGATACAGGCGTGAGGGTGGAGCTCAATGAAGAAGATGATGGGAAGAAATCATCCATTGCTCTGAAGCTGTGGGTTGAGGATACTAAAAAGCTGAAGGGGAAGTACAAGGACACTGGTGCCATTGAATTTTCCTTTGACTTGGTGAATGAGGTACCAGAGGTTGTTGCACAAGAAATG GTGGAATCAGGTTTTTTCCTGGACTGTGATGTGAAGGTAGTCGGGAAGTCCATCCGGGACCGTGTGGCTCTCATTAAATGGAAGAGGGAGCGAACGGTCTCGTCTGGAAATGGCGAGGCAGCTGTGAAGAAGCCACAGCAGAACCTACTGCAGGTGCCCGGTACCGTTGTACCACAGGCACCCACATTAGCTACGACAGATTGTGAGGACCAAGAGGTGGAGCAGCAGACCCTGATCTGCACCGTGCCTGCCATCACGTCTGCCCCAT CTGACAGCGGAGTGAGCTCTACCATGCAATTAGATGATCTAAGCAATCAGCAAAATGGCGCCTACCAGTCGCCTACAGAGCCCATTTCCACAGCTCAAGTGATCTACAGTCCTCCTGCACAGGTTGACCCTCAGCTGCACCAGGGGCCCTACCAGCAACCCACAGCACAGGCCTCTCATGAAaactacacacaaacatccactcAATTAAATCAGGGAGCCTACCAGCAAACCACAGGTCAGCTGCATCCTGGGGCCTATCATCAACCTGCAGCACAACTGCACCAGGGGTCTTATCAGTCTCAAACA CGTCACTACAGTGATCCCTTTGTATGTCATGACCTGTTCATCACTGAGAGCGCAGTGTGTTTTAGGCGTGGAAGCGCCCCCCTGGTTGAGGCGTCACGATGTAGGAAACACACTAAGACCATGAATAAAAGCCCCAGTCTGTGTCCGTCACAGGATTTGGCTTCAACAAAAAGCACAGAAAACTCAGTGCATGCCACAGACTTCCTGTCCTCTAACTCTGCCCAGAATCCATCATTATTATCTCCTCTCTTACCCCCACATCAACACTCTCATCATGACTCAGCAAGTAATTACAATTCACCTCTCCTTCCCCTGAATTTACAACCTCCCTCAGAGCTCCGTCTGAGCGTTCCACGCAGCCCACAGCCCCACCGCCACTGCAAGGCTTGCATGTCTCTCCTCCTGAGGGATAAGTCAAAGGCAGGTGCATCTCTGGGACACACGCATACATCTGCCAGAAAGTTAACTTCAGTCTCGAAGCCAGGCTCACCCATATCTCATCATCTG TGCCATCTCCAACCAGCTGCTGTCCTTTCCCAG CTGTTATCTGCTGACCAGCCTACCTCTCACCTGAGTCCTCCTGACATATCTACCAGTTTTCCAAAGTCAGTGTCCAGtactcctccccctctcctgcCCCTGCAGATCAGCACACAG TTTCCCTCACCATATCCTGTTCAAATAGGGGGCCTCAATCCCTCTCCCTTCCCCTCATCTCCTCTGCCATGTGCTTACAGCAGCAGTGACCCTTTTATGTCTAGCTCCCACTACTCACCTTCACCCCACCATCCTTCCCTTCCTCTGACCCTTAATGCCACCCTGCCCTCTATACCCACTCTCAGCACCCCTCAGACCCCTTTGTCCACACCTCAGCACGTGCCCAATGTGGCACTCCCTATGCCAATTTTTGCCATGGCCATGTCTCCTGCAGTGCCCCAGAAGGGCGGTCCTCTTACATGTCAGACAAACCTTGGTAGCTTCCATACCACCCATCCCTTACCTCTCTCCCAGGTACAACCCACCCCATACCCTGCCCCCTACCCTGAGCAGGAATTGGCTCAGCCACCTGTCCAG GTAAAGATGATTGCACCACAGGATAATTTGGGAGATGTTCACCTTTTGGCTCAGGTCCACCCGGTCTTGCCTGCTGTTCAGACTCCTCTCTGGGGAAGCGGATTAGATGCAGAAACTTCTGCAGCTGGCCGAGACTTAAATGTAGCTCCTACAGTTCAAGCCCCAGCCTCAATCTCAGCTACAGTCCAATTTGAAACTCAAGCCCCAGCACAAAACCAACCACCACTTTCAGTATCAGCTCAAGCTGGAGTCATGCCTCAAACTCCAGCTTCAACATTTGTTAATGCCCCGACTTCAGTCCCAATACAAATTCCAACAGCAGTGCACACCACTGCCTCAGCCCCAGTTCAAACACCAGTCTCTGCAACAGGTCTCACTTTTGAATCACCAAAAGGCTCATCTACAAGCTCAGAGACATCTGTCCCAGGTTTAGGCTCTGCTCTCATTCCTGTCACGCTGCCAGCCACAGCTCCTGTTGCAGCTCCAGTTCTGCAGCCTGCTGGCATCCAGACAGTAGTCTCAGTGTCTGAGTGTGCCAGCCTGGCCACAGCTCAGCAAAACTTTGAGTCGACATCTGCATCCAGCACCCTTCAACAAGAGCACTGTGTAGAG GATGTGCTTCAGGACAAACCCATATTCTTACCTAATTATGCCTATGACAG TCTCAACTCTGATGTGGCATCTGGTAAGGAAACAAGTGACGGCTATGACAGCTTGGCTAGTGGAGCGAAGGGGGACGGAAAACCCAGGAAACACCACCGCAAGTCTGCTCGCACTCGCTCCCGTCAAGAAAGGACCAGCAAACCCAAACTGAGCATGCTCAAT GTTTGCAACACTGGTGATAAAATGGTCGAATGCCAACTGGAGACTCACAATCACAAAATGGTGACATTTAAATTTGATCTGGATGGAGATGCTCCAGAGGAAATTACCACGTACATG GTAGAGAATGGGTTTATCCTACTGTTAGAAAAGGAGATCTTCATTGACCAGCTAAAGGACATTGTGGATAAAGCTGAAGACATGCTGAATGAAGACATGGAGGGTGAAAGGGCCTCCGCCTTGAGTTGTAGTCCTGAACAAGGCCAGATTTGTGAGGGCCTGGTAGGAGAG AGTCAGCAGCCTGGAGCACCTCAGCCTGTCTATCAGCAGAATG TTCTTCATACAGGAAAGAGATGGTTCATAATCTGCCCCGTAGAGGAGACGCCCACATCCAGCCAGGAGACCCCATCTGATGGTACAGCTACACAGTCTCCGGGGAGTTCAGCCACTACCCAGCCTCCTGACAGTGGCACTGCAAGGCCTTCTGCATCCAGAG AACAGGGGTCGTCCTCCACAATGTCTGGTGGAAGTGGAGGCTTCACATATGATATGTATGGATTCTGTAGCCCTCCAATAATGTCCAACACAGACCCTCTCCTCTTAGCTACTCTGTCTCCCCCTGTGTCTGCTCCCCCGACCCTTCAGTCAGTGACATCACTGGAGCCTGTGGACAGCTCTGTGCAGCCCAGTGTTCATCATGCCCAGCCAGCCAGAGCTCAAACTTTGCCCCCGTCATCCCCACACACGTCTTTCCCAGTGGATGAGTCACAGGGATCCCCTTTGGGCTCCATCTCCCCGACCCATGCAGCTCAGCAGATTCCTGACATGACATTTCCTGTTTCTGTGGCTGACGAGGTGCCCTGCTGCCCTCTGGTCATGCCCCTGTCTCTGGATGTGAGCGGTTTACAGGGTGGGTCTCCTCTCACTCCTCTTCCACTCCAGGAGCAAGTTCCAGCCAAAGAGCCACTCTCTGTGTCCTATGCCTCCGCAGCACGCAGCGAGCGTCCACAGCAGCCTGTGGTGCTGCACCAACCTTTTTCCAGCGTGGGAGGGACCAAAGTATCCTCACTACCCCAGAGCCCAGCGCTATCCCAGCCCGCCACAGGGCCCGCTGAGTCAGACGGCGAAGGACGACTGGGCCGAGGGGGCTTTGTGGACAGCACCATAAAAACACTGGATGAGAAACTAAGGAACTTGCTCTACCAGGAATACGCTCCCATGTATCCATCAGGCAGTGCTGCAGAGACACCAGGCTATGGCACAGAGTACATCCAGTCTCCTCCTGGTCCAGACAGCGCCACAGGAGGGTCAGGAAACAGCACGCCAGGTCCGATGGGAGAGGGACGCTACAGGGCAGGAGAACAGCTG CCTCAAATTCCAGAGAGAATGGATAGTTTAAGCACACTGAGTGACTCAGCCGTGTGTG CTTCCCTGTCAAGAAAACACGTCCCTCACTCTGCTTCCTGCTCTGGAACAAGAGGCCGCTTTAAG ATAATCGCTGTTCCTCCTGAAGTGGCCAACAGACAAGATGTGAAGCAGAGGAGCTGGAGCAGTGCTGCCTCACCGGCACACCCTGGAGGATACAGCGAGGACCACGTCCAGGCTGAGACCATGACTGCCTCCACTACAATTGGTCGTTTCTCTGTGGTTAGCACTGAAGATGACATTACACAGAGGATACGTTGCAGCCGCTACTCTGCCCCGCCTGATTTCTACCTGGACACACCTCCGTCCATGGCCAAGCGGGGCTCCCTGCCTCGCGCCCTGACCTCCAACTCTGTTGCTGTGGATGTCACAGTTCATGCTCGGTTCCTCTCCTCAGACTCGGGGGCTGAGAGCAGCCCTGCAAAGCTGGCTCCTGCAACCCCGTCTCAACATACTCGCTCTGAGCGCAGAGGAAGTGACCTCATGAAGAGGGCTGTGGCCTTCCTCCGTCGTTCAGGGCGCAGCAGCAGTGTGCAGAGCTCTGACTCACCAAGTAGGCATGGAGGCGTGCATGGCTCGGCCTATGCCAGCAGCGATAATGACTCAGAGATGGAGGACTCGGACATGAAGAGGGAACTACAGAGACTCAGGGAGAA ACATCTGAGGGAGATCTCTGAGCTGCAGGCCCATCAGCGGGGGGAAGTGGAGCTACTGTATCGCCGGCTTGGCAAAGCCCCGCCTACGGGCCTGGGTCTCTCACATGTTGCACCACATGCTGGCCGTAGGAAGAGGTCCAGCAAGCACAGGCTGAAGCCTGGCAAACTTCTCAGCCCTCTGGTTCAACAATTTAGGAATGTCACAACCAAGACTAGTGACTCCAGCAGATCAA gtgctgctACAGGTACAAGTGAGCCCACAGTGAGTTTAAATGGGTCTCCAGCCAAAGGGTCTGTCCCTACTCATGGCAGGGCACGGTCATGCACCAGCCACCTTCCCAGCTCAACCTCAGAGCCCGTGCAGACTCAGCAGCCCTGTTCCCTCAAGGGCTCTTTGTCTTCTGATAATATTTACGCTGGACTACACAAAGACGGCATCGGCACACAAGTTCCACCAGGACAAG GCTGGTCTAATTACCCTCAAACATCTGAGAGAGTGACCTATAAATCGAGTAGCAAGCCACGAGCTAGATTTCTCAGTGGGCCTGTGTCTTTGTCTATCT GGTCAACACTGAAGCGACTGTGTCTCGGCAAAGATCGTGGCAACA GGTCTGGAGCCGGGCCAGGGGCTTACAATCAATCACAGCAGCCGCCTACAGGTGCCACACCTCCTTCTCATCAGCCAGTAATGGGACTGGCCCAAGCTCAAGCCAATAACAGCAACAACAAGACAAGTTCATACACTGGCTCATCCATGAGTGCCAATGAAAATAACCTGCCTGAAGACTTTCAGCGGCTGATGGAGGACTGGGCCCAGGAGGTTCTTATCGTCACCCACAGGCCGCGCACTAACTCTCTGAGCATCAGTGGGCAGCAGCTTTGGAATCAGGTTGTGCCTCGAACACGTGGACAGCTGACTAGTGCCTCAGAT GTATCATGGACAGCTCAAGGTCCAGAGGCCTGCAGTCTTCCCCTGTCTTGGCCTGATAGCCCTGGGTCAACAATGATGACCAACCCCTCCACAGGACCCCATCCCAGTTATCCTGCTCCATTCAGGGCCTTGTCCTCACCTCTCTCTGTTAGCCACTGGCCTGGGTTGCTATTCCCACTTCCTTCAGGAGTCTTTGCCTTTCCTGCTGTGCCCTCAACCCAGGACGCCCCCAGCCCTGGTCCAGTTCCATCATGTCAGCCGCCTGACCCCAAAGCCAGGACTCTCTAA